A single region of the Jatrophihabitans sp. GAS493 genome encodes:
- the recA gene encoding recombinase RecA: MAAFDRDKALDVALAQIDKQFGKGSVMRLGERAAVPIAVIPTGSIALDIALGIGGLPRGRVVEIYGPESSGKTTVALHAVANAQAAGGIAAFIDAEHALDPDYARALGVDTDALLVSQPDTGEQALEIMDMLIRSGAIDIVVVDSVAALVPRAEIEGEMGDSHVGLQARLMSQALRKVTGALSNSGTTAIFINQLREKIGVMFGSPETTTGGKALKFYASVRLDVRRIETLKDGGEAVGNRTRVKVVKNKVAPPFKQAEFDIVYGQGISREGSLIDVGVEQGLVKKSGAWYTYETDQLGQGKENARTFLRDNPDLADEIEKRIKEKLGVGAQLDAEAIVPLPAPVDF; this comes from the coding sequence ATGGCAGCATTCGATCGCGACAAAGCACTCGATGTCGCACTGGCCCAGATCGACAAGCAGTTCGGCAAAGGCTCCGTCATGCGGCTCGGTGAACGAGCCGCTGTGCCGATCGCGGTGATCCCGACCGGCTCGATCGCGCTTGATATCGCACTCGGCATTGGTGGTCTGCCGCGCGGCCGCGTGGTGGAGATCTACGGCCCGGAGAGTTCCGGTAAGACGACCGTTGCGCTCCACGCAGTCGCGAACGCGCAGGCCGCTGGTGGAATCGCCGCTTTCATCGATGCGGAGCACGCCCTCGACCCGGACTACGCCCGTGCCCTCGGTGTCGATACCGATGCGCTGCTGGTCAGCCAGCCTGACACCGGAGAGCAGGCGTTGGAGATCATGGACATGCTGATCCGCTCCGGCGCGATCGACATCGTCGTGGTCGACTCGGTTGCCGCGCTCGTTCCGCGTGCCGAGATCGAGGGGGAGATGGGGGACAGTCACGTCGGTCTACAGGCGCGCCTGATGAGCCAGGCGCTACGTAAAGTGACGGGCGCCCTTAGCAACTCGGGAACTACTGCGATCTTCATCAACCAGCTCCGCGAGAAGATCGGCGTCATGTTCGGCTCGCCGGAGACCACGACAGGCGGTAAGGCGCTCAAGTTCTACGCGTCTGTGCGCCTCGACGTTCGTCGCATCGAGACCCTGAAGGACGGCGGTGAGGCGGTTGGCAACCGAACGCGCGTCAAGGTCGTCAAAAACAAGGTCGCGCCGCCGTTCAAGCAGGCTGAGTTCGACATCGTCTACGGCCAGGGCATCAGTCGCGAGGGCTCGCTGATCGATGTGGGTGTCGAGCAGGGCCTGGTGAAGAAGTCAGGTGCCTGGTACACGTACGAGACCGATCAGCTGGGACAGGGCAAGGAGAATGCCCGCACATTCCTGCGTGACAATCCAGACCTCGCCGATGAGATCGAGAAGCGGATCAAGGAGAAGCTCGGCGTCGGCGCTCAACTGGACGCCGAGGCCATAGTTCCGCTCCCGGCTCCTGTCGACTTCTGA
- a CDS encoding DUF3046 domain-containing protein: MRITEFWSLMEAQFGSAYAHSLARDYRVPTLGSTVEQAIADGVNPKEIWRAVCAEFDVPLSLR; the protein is encoded by the coding sequence GTGCGAATTACCGAATTCTGGAGCCTCATGGAGGCCCAGTTCGGCTCTGCCTACGCGCATAGCCTCGCTCGCGACTATCGCGTGCCGACGCTTGGGTCGACGGTTGAGCAAGCCATCGCCGACGGCGTGAACCCCAAGGAGATCTGGCGCGCGGTCTGCGCCGAGTTCGATGTCCCGCTCTCGCTGCGCTGA
- a CDS encoding regulatory protein RecX — protein MPKQRETGSPAEIDPPGDPVSVARTICLQQLATRARSRAELTTVLLRRGVPQAAADVVLDRFVELGLIDDAAYADMVVRAQHAERGLSRRAVAMSLRKRGVSDSDAEVALTAIDAESEMEAARRLAEKKLRSLRGLDLATQQRRVFGLLARRGYSPSLAARICREAISASASSSDSAVEW, from the coding sequence ATGCCGAAGCAACGCGAGACTGGGTCGCCGGCGGAAATTGATCCCCCCGGCGACCCAGTCTCGGTCGCCCGAACGATCTGCCTACAGCAGTTGGCAACTCGGGCCAGGAGCCGCGCTGAACTCACCACGGTGCTGCTGCGCCGTGGAGTGCCTCAAGCTGCGGCCGACGTGGTGCTCGATCGTTTTGTAGAACTTGGCCTTATCGACGATGCGGCCTACGCCGACATGGTCGTTCGAGCCCAGCACGCCGAGCGAGGGTTATCCCGGCGCGCCGTTGCGATGTCACTTCGGAAGCGGGGAGTCAGCGATAGCGACGCCGAGGTAGCTCTGACCGCAATCGATGCCGAGAGTGAAATGGAGGCTGCGCGCCGGTTAGCGGAGAAGAAACTTCGGTCGTTGCGCGGCCTTGACCTGGCCACGCAACAGCGACGGGTCTTCGGGCTTCTGGCTAGGCGTGGCTATTCGCCCAGTCTGGCCGCACGGATCTGCCGGGAAGCAATTAGCGCATCCGCCTCATCATCGGACTCGGCGGTGGAATGGTAA